A portion of the Paenibacillus sp. PvR098 genome contains these proteins:
- a CDS encoding YitT family protein yields MNGLKIQSKQDRGKPLRSVLLRYSSFGAGIGLVSVGLELFLRPNWIVPGGVQGISIMLAYITEMQMGLFLFLLHLPFVLLTGVRRKGFSAWMAWIGLLLLAAVTMILHPVKPLTEHPLAASIFGGLLLGIGTGLMIRNGEHADGVRETAFLLRKKTSLSMSELVMLIHIGILALAGLLFGWEQALYSIIAYFLACRSLQFMLQNRFELVMVWIKTRQAPTVKEKVTEAYGAQAVWVSSLTHSIGTPNELFLIIPRELMKQVHRFLISVDPIASVVCTPIHPSEAAEYTVT; encoded by the coding sequence GTGAATGGACTAAAAATTCAGTCTAAGCAAGATAGGGGCAAGCCGCTTCGGTCGGTGCTGCTCCGATATAGCTCATTCGGAGCGGGCATCGGCCTCGTATCCGTCGGGTTAGAGTTGTTTCTGAGACCTAACTGGATCGTGCCCGGAGGGGTGCAGGGGATCTCGATCATGCTGGCGTATATTACAGAGATGCAGATGGGTTTGTTTCTGTTCCTGCTTCACCTTCCATTTGTGCTTCTCACGGGGGTAAGGCGAAAGGGCTTCTCAGCATGGATGGCTTGGATAGGTCTGCTGCTGCTCGCTGCCGTTACGATGATATTACATCCCGTAAAGCCGCTTACCGAGCATCCGCTTGCCGCATCGATTTTCGGAGGACTGCTGCTTGGTATCGGGACTGGTCTCATGATCAGAAACGGCGAACATGCGGACGGGGTAAGGGAAACAGCTTTTCTGTTAAGGAAAAAAACGAGCCTTTCTATGTCAGAACTGGTTATGCTGATACATATTGGTATACTGGCTCTGGCGGGCCTTCTCTTCGGTTGGGAGCAGGCTTTGTATTCCATTATCGCATATTTCCTAGCTTGCCGGTCGCTGCAGTTTATGCTGCAGAACCGCTTTGAATTGGTCATGGTTTGGATTAAGACCCGTCAAGCTCCCACTGTGAAAGAGAAGGTTACCGAAGCTTATGGTGCGCAAGCGGTATGGGTTTCGTCACTGACTCATTCTATAGGAACCCCTAATGAACTGTTTCTCATCATACCGCGCGAGCTAATGAAACAGGTACATCGGTTTCTGATCAGTGTCGACCCGATAGCATCGGTTGTATGCACTCCGATTCATCCGTCGGAGGCAGCCGAATATACTGTGACGTAA
- a CDS encoding DNA sulfur modification protein DndB: protein MDNITSLSELLAEQKASSYIEIPGVASRTFGQTTLTTTLPMSKLFAIYEVDLEVQRSIVPQNLSKMMDYIMLYLDHGQGIYFPGIILSARGTGEYDTDSRVYRLQAIEKLYVVDGQHRLAAFRRLMETLQSAMARAKDRREYDRMEEISAKLSKLYTFPMSTMIYLDINARQERQLFSDINKLPRKIGGNLAVLREQRRYYHVLASRLALETPVMKQIPVDMFTERGKGPEYIFSYHLLIEIMIGLFEGRLKSAARNNGYYFDDDEVEQHMKLAVNYFESLLKYLPAPEKGELCWSENLQIAMSMFFHDEVTKTGTFNKYALDYAVKILPHIDWDAIYSGDEKDRLPRRSRIMKAYQFIKDFYQEHHMFLIREDSLSEQVFQTENTKEDVG from the coding sequence ATGGATAACATTACATCTCTGTCGGAGCTGCTGGCAGAGCAGAAGGCGTCGTCTTATATAGAAATTCCAGGGGTAGCTTCTAGAACCTTCGGACAAACGACGCTCACAACAACATTGCCAATGAGCAAACTGTTTGCCATCTATGAAGTGGATTTGGAGGTTCAGCGCTCCATTGTACCGCAAAACCTGTCCAAAATGATGGACTATATCATGCTGTATCTTGATCACGGACAAGGGATTTATTTTCCGGGCATTATCTTGTCGGCCCGCGGAACCGGAGAATACGATACGGATTCCCGTGTGTATAGACTGCAGGCCATTGAGAAGCTGTATGTGGTGGACGGACAACATCGTTTGGCGGCATTCCGCCGTTTAATGGAAACGCTGCAAAGCGCTATGGCAAGAGCCAAAGACCGCAGAGAATACGATCGTATGGAGGAAATTTCAGCGAAGCTGAGCAAGCTTTACACGTTCCCGATGTCTACGATGATTTATCTCGATATCAATGCGCGCCAAGAGAGACAGCTTTTTTCAGACATTAACAAGCTTCCGCGCAAGATCGGCGGTAATTTAGCGGTTCTGAGAGAACAGCGCAGATACTATCATGTGCTAGCTTCGCGCTTGGCGCTTGAGACGCCGGTCATGAAACAAATTCCGGTCGACATGTTTACCGAGCGGGGCAAAGGGCCGGAATATATATTCTCTTACCACTTGCTCATTGAGATTATGATCGGTCTGTTTGAAGGTCGTTTGAAATCGGCTGCCCGGAACAACGGGTATTATTTCGACGACGATGAAGTGGAACAGCATATGAAGCTGGCCGTCAATTATTTTGAAAGCTTGCTTAAATATTTGCCGGCGCCGGAAAAAGGCGAATTGTGCTGGTCGGAAAACCTGCAAATCGCGATGTCTATGTTCTTCCATGACGAAGTGACCAAAACCGGAACATTTAACAAATATGCCCTTGACTATGCGGTTAAAATTTTGCCGCACATCGATTGGGATGCTATTTACAGCGGAGATGAGAAAGACCGGCTGCCAAGACGCTCCCGGATTATGAAGGCTTATCAGTTTATCAAAGATTTTTATCAGGAGCATCATATGTTCCTGATTCGTGAAGACTCGCTTTCGGAGCAAGTTTTCCAAACGGAAAACACTAAGGAGGACGTTGGCTAA
- a CDS encoding DNA sulfur modification protein DndB — protein sequence MDGLNLQMTIHPFCDRFGLATVAIQVQDLLNYTTIDPMVQRKLSAGQRRKIANYLQERDLDRVFFGPVTLSLRDVSSLAKAETGLFLRPGSKLSILDGQHRILALGYVGEQMLKEARRLDKKVAAMKIKHRKSPDNAEIASELEQLEGQVEQLERRRLELMESELAVQIYIGLSEEEEKQLFGDINSKVQLVSKELGHSFDSIDPLNVVIQQVVDHNVFLKGAGVERRANLTAYNKNFTSFSWLYSTATMLFTGKMQPSYELARKIKQDPSTYIEILHQFYTTLIPLMPEQPGLPQYNSSSRAMQESIALYANRHLFADGKYVKNWTSCLSIFEGFDWTQENEQLIERFGQLDNGKLNLIHEKSLRKHGKLVELFQELHGGPINEDEASA from the coding sequence ATGGATGGCTTAAACCTACAAATGACGATCCATCCGTTTTGCGATCGTTTCGGACTTGCGACGGTAGCTATACAAGTGCAGGATCTGTTAAACTATACGACCATTGATCCGATGGTCCAGCGGAAGCTGAGTGCCGGTCAGCGCCGTAAAATCGCAAACTATTTGCAAGAACGCGACCTGGATCGGGTGTTTTTTGGGCCGGTTACACTTAGTCTGCGGGATGTCAGCAGCTTAGCGAAGGCAGAGACCGGTCTGTTTCTTCGCCCGGGTTCAAAGCTTAGCATTCTTGACGGTCAGCACCGTATTCTTGCACTGGGTTATGTAGGCGAGCAAATGCTGAAAGAAGCCCGCAGATTGGATAAGAAGGTCGCTGCTATGAAAATCAAGCACCGCAAATCGCCGGACAATGCGGAGATTGCCTCTGAGTTGGAACAGCTCGAAGGGCAAGTAGAGCAGTTGGAGCGCCGTCGTTTGGAGCTCATGGAGAGCGAGCTGGCGGTTCAAATCTACATCGGCCTGAGCGAAGAGGAAGAGAAGCAACTGTTCGGAGACATTAACTCTAAGGTACAGCTGGTGAGCAAGGAGCTCGGTCATTCGTTCGACTCCATCGATCCACTCAACGTCGTTATTCAGCAGGTGGTAGATCACAATGTGTTCTTGAAAGGCGCAGGTGTAGAGCGCAGGGCTAACCTGACCGCATACAACAAAAACTTCACATCGTTCAGCTGGTTGTACTCTACGGCTACGATGCTGTTTACGGGGAAGATGCAGCCGTCCTATGAGCTGGCTCGCAAAATCAAACAGGATCCTTCCACGTACATCGAGATTTTGCATCAGTTTTACACGACGCTCATTCCGTTGATGCCGGAGCAACCGGGGCTTCCGCAGTATAACTCGTCGTCCCGTGCGATGCAGGAGAGCATTGCACTTTATGCGAACCGTCATTTATTTGCCGACGGCAAATATGTGAAGAACTGGACCTCGTGTTTGAGCATCTTTGAAGGCTTCGATTGGACGCAAGAGAATGAGCAGCTGATCGAACGTTTTGGTCAGCTTGATAACGGCAAGTTGAACCTCATTCATGAGAAATCGCTTCGCAAGCATGGCAAGCTCGTTGAATTGTTTCAAGAGCTGCATGGTGGTCCGATCAATGAGGATGAAGCATCGGCATGA
- a CDS encoding ROK family protein, protein MERESLGQRISGRKAKDIFEQIRKVGTVSKIDLLEKSGLTGSTLTRTLEELTAQELILEAGFGDSTGGRRPILYTVNPHYAYVFGLDISRMYSKLVLFDLQMNKLETKRWIMTESLTPDALLDNIVVSAQEMLTAHGIPLNKVLGMGVGAVGPLDRVTGTILEPLYFPSEGWNQVHITGILEQRLGFPVLLDNGANTALIGESWSDRERDYQHLLYIHVAVGLRSAMMTNGQVVYGAVDMEGAIGQMIIQTDGPRLWGQGNFGSWESYASIHALEQQAQTRLKQGRDSMLLRMEPDPEKITFAHLGQALRDNDPLTVELFTQAATYFGIGLSNLLNILHPEKVILGGALISSHPGFFHIATRVAIQRTYYYPKYQVVFSLGSLGEDALVTGAAIMVINKLTAV, encoded by the coding sequence ATGGAACGCGAAAGCCTGGGACAAAGAATTTCCGGCCGGAAAGCGAAAGATATTTTTGAACAGATCCGTAAAGTAGGAACCGTATCCAAAATCGACCTCCTCGAGAAAAGCGGGTTGACCGGAAGCACCTTAACCCGAACTCTTGAAGAACTCACAGCCCAAGAGCTCATTTTGGAAGCGGGCTTCGGAGATTCCACAGGCGGCAGAAGACCCATTTTATATACAGTTAATCCCCACTATGCCTATGTGTTCGGTCTGGATATTTCCAGAATGTACTCCAAATTGGTGCTCTTCGACCTGCAAATGAACAAGCTGGAAACCAAACGTTGGATCATGACGGAAAGCCTTACTCCTGATGCGCTGCTTGATAATATTGTCGTATCGGCCCAAGAGATGCTGACCGCTCACGGGATCCCCTTAAATAAAGTGCTCGGCATGGGTGTCGGGGCAGTAGGACCGCTCGATCGGGTAACAGGGACGATTCTAGAGCCTTTGTATTTCCCTTCCGAGGGCTGGAATCAAGTCCATATCACCGGTATTTTGGAGCAAAGGCTCGGATTCCCGGTGCTACTTGATAACGGCGCGAATACCGCCCTGATCGGCGAGTCTTGGTCTGATCGGGAGCGGGATTATCAGCATCTCCTTTATATTCATGTCGCTGTCGGACTGCGCTCTGCTATGATGACAAACGGGCAAGTCGTTTATGGGGCGGTGGACATGGAGGGAGCCATCGGGCAAATGATTATACAGACCGACGGGCCTAGGCTTTGGGGGCAGGGAAATTTCGGATCCTGGGAATCCTACGCTTCCATTCATGCGCTTGAGCAGCAGGCTCAAACCCGGCTTAAGCAAGGGCGGGACAGCATGCTGCTGCGAATGGAACCTGATCCGGAGAAAATCACGTTCGCCCATCTGGGACAGGCACTGCGGGACAATGACCCCCTTACCGTCGAATTGTTCACCCAAGCCGCCACCTATTTTGGCATCGGCCTATCCAATCTGCTTAACATCCTGCATCCCGAGAAAGTGATTCTCGGCGGCGCGCTCATCAGCAGCCATCCGGGTTTTTTCCATATCGCAACCCGTGTGGCCATTCAAAGAACCTATTATTACCCCAAGTATCAGGTCGTGTTCAGCCTGGGCTCCTTGGGGGAAGATGCGCTCGTTACCGGAGCGGCCATCATGGTCATCAATAAGCTGACAGCAGTGTAG
- a CDS encoding class I SAM-dependent methyltransferase, whose protein sequence is MTEWYEKSFGQDYLLVYKHRDLQGAYEEVRRMMEWLELPEGAAVLDLCCGMGRHSMALHRFGFQVTGVDLSEVLLAEAKKLDQEGEVRWIRGDMRSVPLTDSFDAVVNLFTSFGYFAESADNEQVLKEMRRLLKPGGRFIIDYLNPSYVAAHLVPHSVRTEDEITIEERRRIEDGFVRKTIVLQDERTRGERVYEEQVKLIDHESFLNMLNRAGLIVDAVYGGYDASPYEPANSKRMIFVGRRDM, encoded by the coding sequence ATGACGGAGTGGTACGAAAAAAGCTTTGGACAAGATTATTTGTTGGTATATAAGCATCGTGATTTGCAGGGCGCCTACGAGGAGGTGCGCCGGATGATGGAGTGGCTGGAGCTGCCGGAAGGGGCGGCGGTGCTTGATTTGTGCTGTGGGATGGGGCGCCATTCCATGGCTCTTCATCGCTTCGGCTTTCAGGTGACGGGGGTCGATCTGTCCGAGGTGCTTCTGGCGGAGGCCAAGAAGCTGGATCAGGAGGGAGAGGTGCGATGGATTCGGGGAGATATGCGCAGTGTGCCCTTGACGGACTCCTTTGACGCGGTGGTCAATTTGTTTACATCCTTCGGTTATTTTGCCGAAAGTGCGGACAATGAACAAGTATTGAAGGAAATGCGAAGACTGCTTAAACCCGGAGGGCGGTTTATTATCGATTATTTGAATCCTTCTTATGTGGCCGCCCACCTCGTACCGCATTCGGTGCGCACAGAGGATGAGATAACGATCGAGGAACGGCGCAGGATCGAGGACGGATTCGTCCGCAAAACGATTGTGCTGCAGGATGAAAGGACCAGAGGGGAACGGGTGTATGAGGAGCAGGTGAAGCTGATTGATCATGAATCCTTTTTGAATATGCTAAACCGGGCGGGATTGATTGTGGATGCCGTTTATGGCGGCTACGACGCCTCCCCTTATGAACCTGCCAATTCAAAGCGGATGATTTTCGTAGGCAGGAGGGACATGTAG
- a CDS encoding MBL fold metallo-hydrolase: MPSRTSLSSAVTEHGDVLQVKVPLPFPLRFVNSYLLPGPDGWTLIDPGLRTEAAELLWESVLVEREIGFDQIERIVLTHHHPDHYGLAGWFQERAGGVPVMMSRTAWEHTRLLWGEGQSMAETLMALFRTNGLPAEHEEAMRENMDSFVQSVSPQPEVTFIDETAKVRLGMDDYEPIHTPGHASGHLCFYRAETATMFCGDHVLPQISPNVSYLPLGIDENPLASYMASLEQISRYEVRLAFPGHREPFTHLQQRAKELIVHHRERLESMRAHLTEPRTAYDVCRAAFGDKLSVHQLRFALSETMAHLIWLREVGTVMAVEQHGIIRYEQKKGSS; the protein is encoded by the coding sequence ATGCCAAGTCGAACGTCACTATCCTCCGCGGTTACGGAGCACGGCGACGTCCTGCAGGTCAAAGTTCCGCTGCCGTTTCCCCTGCGTTTTGTCAACAGCTATTTGCTGCCGGGGCCGGACGGCTGGACTTTAATCGATCCGGGCCTCCGGACAGAAGCGGCGGAGCTGCTTTGGGAGTCGGTACTTGTCGAACGGGAGATTGGCTTTGACCAAATCGAGCGGATCGTGCTTACCCATCATCATCCTGACCATTATGGTTTAGCGGGTTGGTTTCAAGAGCGCGCCGGGGGTGTTCCGGTTATGATGTCACGTACCGCTTGGGAGCATACACGTCTCCTGTGGGGGGAAGGGCAGTCGATGGCGGAAACACTAATGGCACTGTTTCGAACGAATGGGCTGCCTGCTGAGCATGAGGAGGCGATGCGGGAGAACATGGACAGTTTCGTGCAGTCCGTATCTCCGCAGCCGGAAGTTACCTTTATCGACGAAACCGCGAAAGTACGGCTTGGCATGGACGACTATGAGCCGATTCACACACCTGGACATGCATCCGGGCATTTGTGCTTCTATCGTGCCGAAACGGCAACGATGTTTTGCGGTGACCATGTGCTGCCGCAAATTTCACCCAATGTGAGCTACTTGCCGCTGGGTATCGACGAGAATCCGCTCGCAAGCTATATGGCGAGCTTGGAGCAAATCAGCCGCTACGAAGTACGCCTGGCGTTTCCCGGCCACCGCGAGCCGTTCACTCATTTACAGCAGCGGGCTAAGGAATTGATTGTTCACCATCGTGAAAGACTCGAATCGATGCGTGCTCACCTGACGGAGCCGCGTACGGCATATGACGTATGCCGCGCTGCCTTCGGCGATAAACTGAGCGTGCATCAGCTTAGGTTCGCTCTTTCGGAGACGATGGCGCACCTGATCTGGCTGCGTGAAGTTGGAACAGTGATGGCTGTAGAGCAGCACGGAATCATCAGATATGAGCAGAAAAAAGGATCATCATAG
- a CDS encoding Ger(x)C family spore germination C-terminal domain-containing protein, with protein sequence MTNDGLQSGGLRLWLLPLIACLVTGTGCSASPDKGMRPLEYEGVQLTVSGVDEGPGGLRVTTSEHFTRSAEGKLQAYAVAEPRVQSFVSFADAAWQWHQKAPPQLVAIGEVWARAHGFPVSWAKQLQKLGVKQGRKPLVAVVEGSAEQWVRRPGAPEGGITLLSQAGWTGDPLRSFNYGYGDDVVLPYLSAAAVLQRNEGGISNAPQAVVFRNQELVATLSSDQSEWLSCLRGGDLPRLAWPAKVSADFASGRSPELHQVSCSTDIASNGDLKHPRLRISLAIEGRSSGQASADQWEEEMSLQGTELIHSLQELRTDPLRLGEIVRQQYSGIWTQERWREALVRADVTLDVDVTLRGGP encoded by the coding sequence ATGACAAATGACGGTTTACAATCTGGCGGTTTACGGCTTTGGCTGCTTCCGCTTATCGCATGCCTAGTCACGGGGACCGGCTGCTCGGCATCACCTGATAAAGGGATGAGGCCCCTTGAGTACGAGGGGGTGCAGCTTACGGTATCCGGAGTTGACGAAGGTCCCGGCGGGCTCCGCGTAACGACTTCGGAGCATTTCACCCGTTCTGCGGAAGGGAAGCTCCAGGCCTATGCGGTGGCCGAGCCGCGCGTTCAGTCGTTTGTCTCCTTCGCGGACGCAGCTTGGCAGTGGCATCAGAAAGCGCCGCCACAGCTGGTAGCCATCGGCGAAGTTTGGGCGCGTGCACACGGCTTCCCGGTGTCTTGGGCGAAGCAGCTGCAGAAGCTTGGTGTGAAGCAAGGCCGCAAGCCTCTGGTAGCCGTTGTTGAAGGCTCGGCCGAGCAGTGGGTGCGCCGCCCGGGAGCACCCGAAGGAGGCATTACGTTGCTTAGCCAAGCAGGCTGGACGGGTGACCCGCTTCGTTCCTTTAACTACGGCTATGGCGATGATGTCGTCCTGCCTTACCTGTCCGCGGCTGCCGTCTTGCAACGGAACGAGGGAGGGATAAGTAATGCACCTCAGGCCGTTGTGTTTAGAAATCAAGAGCTGGTCGCAACGCTTTCTTCCGATCAAAGTGAATGGCTTTCCTGCTTACGGGGCGGCGATTTGCCTCGGCTCGCTTGGCCAGCTAAGGTTTCTGCCGATTTCGCCTCCGGAAGGAGTCCGGAGCTTCATCAGGTCTCGTGCAGCACGGACATTGCGTCCAACGGTGATCTGAAGCATCCGAGGCTGAGGATTTCTTTGGCGATAGAGGGACGTTCGAGCGGACAAGCATCAGCCGATCAGTGGGAAGAAGAGATGAGCCTGCAGGGCACGGAGCTCATCCATTCCCTGCAGGAGCTCCGAACCGACCCGCTGCGCTTAGGAGAAATCGTTCGGCAGCAATACAGCGGTATTTGGACGCAGGAGCGTTGGCGGGAAGCTTTAGTCCGGGCGGATGTCACATTGGACGTGGATGTCACGTTACGTGGAGGTCCATAA
- a CDS encoding phosphatidylglycerophosphatase A, whose translation MKYSLNSQKVAEASREWLLERGVRAEDIAELTYFLQKDYYESLTLEECLVSVEMVLSKREVQNAILTGIQLDILAEQGKLMSPLQEMIENDEGLYGCDEILALSIVNVYGSIGLTNFGYIDKLKPGIVKRLNDKNGEHKHTFLDDIVGAVAASASSRIAHRKQEEKEKRAKQ comes from the coding sequence ATGAAATACAGTTTGAACAGTCAAAAAGTGGCAGAAGCATCCCGTGAATGGCTATTGGAGCGCGGGGTCCGGGCGGAGGATATTGCGGAATTAACCTATTTTCTGCAAAAGGACTATTACGAGAGCCTGACATTGGAAGAATGCTTGGTGAGTGTGGAGATGGTATTATCCAAACGGGAAGTCCAGAACGCCATCCTGACAGGCATTCAGCTCGATATCTTGGCAGAACAAGGCAAACTAATGTCCCCTCTTCAGGAAATGATCGAGAACGATGAGGGACTGTATGGGTGCGATGAAATCCTGGCGTTATCCATCGTTAACGTATACGGCAGCATTGGTCTTACGAATTTTGGGTATATCGACAAGCTCAAACCGGGCATTGTAAAGCGGCTGAACGATAAAAACGGCGAACACAAACATACCTTTCTGGACGACATTGTTGGCGCCGTCGCCGCTTCGGCCAGCAGCCGGATCGCACATCGCAAACAGGAAGAGAAGGAGAAACGAGCGAAGCAGTAA
- a CDS encoding GerMN domain-containing protein, whose product MKQYNWTRWAAVTGIAVLLTSGCSEVTKEQSQPIDPPQTGTNAAETGAIAVSAAIVNPMQVTVYAKDEKGFVAPIAIQVEKTEGTAKRALEYMVEGGPSQGRLPAGFTSLLPKGTEIKGISIKDKLAIVDFSNSFTDYNLQDERKILEAVTWTLTSFPTVDNVQIRVEGKALKEMPVGGTPMDESLTRAMGINLEKPEHVQYGQTTPVTLYFLSQNQEEYTYYVPVTRLINRTDEVAEAIVQQLIAGPDEKKGLASVMAPGAELLEVSKAEDVITVNFSDTMLGSDKKAPAEALKAVVLSLTENASAATKVQILVNGEAKVSATDNQSYAKPVARPQAVNQIKL is encoded by the coding sequence ATGAAACAGTACAATTGGACACGGTGGGCCGCCGTTACAGGCATTGCGGTGCTGCTGACTTCCGGCTGCTCGGAAGTGACGAAGGAACAATCCCAGCCGATCGATCCTCCACAGACCGGAACGAATGCTGCGGAAACCGGGGCGATAGCCGTCTCGGCTGCGATTGTAAATCCGATGCAGGTTACGGTATATGCAAAGGATGAGAAAGGGTTCGTCGCTCCCATTGCCATACAGGTTGAGAAAACAGAAGGCACGGCCAAGAGAGCTCTGGAATACATGGTGGAAGGCGGGCCTTCCCAAGGCCGGCTTCCCGCGGGATTCACCAGCCTGCTTCCCAAAGGAACGGAAATCAAAGGCATCAGCATCAAAGATAAGCTCGCTATCGTAGATTTCTCCAATTCTTTCACAGATTATAACCTGCAGGATGAAAGGAAAATACTGGAGGCTGTTACATGGACGCTTACGAGCTTTCCGACAGTGGACAATGTGCAAATTCGCGTAGAGGGTAAAGCTCTGAAGGAAATGCCCGTCGGTGGAACGCCGATGGATGAGTCGCTGACTCGAGCGATGGGCATTAATTTGGAAAAGCCAGAGCATGTACAGTATGGTCAGACGACCCCTGTGACGCTTTATTTTTTAAGTCAGAACCAGGAAGAATACACTTATTACGTGCCTGTGACCCGGTTAATTAATCGGACGGATGAGGTAGCTGAAGCGATCGTACAGCAGCTTATAGCCGGCCCGGATGAGAAGAAAGGCTTGGCTTCTGTTATGGCGCCGGGAGCGGAGCTATTGGAGGTAAGCAAAGCGGAGGATGTCATAACGGTTAATTTCTCAGACACGATGCTCGGATCGGACAAAAAAGCCCCGGCTGAAGCGCTGAAGGCGGTTGTGCTTTCCTTGACGGAGAATGCGAGTGCGGCCACCAAGGTGCAAATTTTGGTTAACGGTGAAGCTAAGGTGAGTGCTACAGATAATCAAAGCTATGCCAAACCGGTGGCCAGACCTCAGGCAGTCAATCAGATCAAATTGTAA
- the rph gene encoding ribonuclease PH, with protein MRNDGRKADETRPIKITANYNKHAEGSVLIEVGDTKVICTATIEERVPPFMKGQGKGWVTAEYSMLPRATSVRNQRESARGKLGGRTMEIQRLIGRALRSVVNLEALGERSVTLDCDVIQADGGTRTTSITGAFVAMAIAIDKVANDKKLSRFPIIDFLGSVSVGIIQEQALLDLNYEEDSKAKVDMNVVMTGNGKFVEVQGTGEEAAFSREELDELLMLAELGIQSMISEQEKVLGTISDRIRGAAHAAARS; from the coding sequence ATGAGAAACGATGGGCGAAAAGCCGATGAAACAAGGCCAATAAAAATTACGGCAAACTATAATAAACATGCGGAAGGTTCCGTGCTCATTGAGGTGGGCGATACGAAGGTGATCTGTACCGCGACGATAGAAGAGCGGGTCCCTCCCTTCATGAAAGGGCAGGGGAAGGGCTGGGTCACAGCGGAATATTCGATGCTGCCCCGCGCGACTTCGGTCCGCAACCAAAGGGAATCCGCAAGAGGCAAGCTGGGCGGACGTACTATGGAAATTCAGCGTTTGATCGGACGCGCACTGCGTTCCGTGGTCAATCTCGAAGCGCTGGGCGAAAGGTCCGTCACGCTCGATTGCGATGTGATTCAAGCGGACGGAGGTACTAGAACGACTTCTATTACGGGGGCGTTCGTGGCGATGGCCATCGCCATCGACAAGGTGGCAAACGATAAAAAATTAAGCCGTTTTCCGATCATTGATTTTCTCGGTTCGGTCAGCGTAGGCATAATCCAAGAACAAGCTCTCCTCGATCTGAATTACGAAGAAGATTCCAAAGCCAAGGTAGATATGAATGTCGTCATGACCGGTAACGGGAAATTCGTGGAGGTTCAAGGGACAGGGGAAGAAGCGGCGTTCTCCCGCGAAGAGCTGGATGAGCTGCTCATGTTAGCGGAGCTTGGTATTCAATCGATGATCAGTGAGCAGGAGAAGGTACTTGGAACCATCTCGGACCGGATCAGGGGGGCTGCCCATGCCGCCGCTCGGTCCTGA
- a CDS encoding XTP/dITP diphosphatase — translation MPPLGPEILIATKNAGKVKEFESLFRDKGLQVRSLLDYPEIPDIPEDGETFAANALIKAKAIALRFGVAVAADDSGLCVDRLNGAPGVYSARYAGEPSDDAANNRKLLEELGKLDAVAQAPGREGDPVQLSPARFVCAIALVDKNGEPMAEVEGECEGVIISSPRGERGFGYDPLFYVPELGRTLAELTLEEKNALSHRGRALRMLWDRLAERE, via the coding sequence ATGCCGCCGCTCGGTCCTGAAATCTTAATCGCAACCAAAAACGCAGGTAAAGTAAAAGAGTTCGAATCCCTCTTTCGGGACAAAGGCTTACAGGTTCGCAGCCTGCTTGATTACCCGGAAATCCCGGACATTCCTGAGGATGGGGAGACATTTGCCGCTAATGCTTTGATCAAGGCAAAAGCGATCGCTTTGAGGTTCGGTGTTGCCGTCGCCGCTGACGATTCAGGCTTATGTGTTGATCGTCTGAACGGAGCTCCGGGAGTCTATTCTGCGCGTTACGCGGGAGAACCGTCGGACGATGCGGCGAACAACCGCAAACTGCTTGAGGAACTGGGCAAGCTCGATGCGGTTGCGCAAGCTCCTGGGCGAGAGGGAGATCCCGTTCAGCTAAGTCCGGCACGATTCGTCTGCGCCATAGCGCTGGTGGATAAGAACGGAGAGCCGATGGCTGAGGTTGAAGGCGAATGCGAAGGTGTCATCATTAGCTCTCCGAGAGGAGAGCGTGGCTTCGGTTATGACCCGCTCTTTTATGTGCCTGAGCTTGGACGTACGCTCGCCGAGCTTACGCTGGAGGAGAAGAACGCCTTGAGCCACCGGGGACGGGCGCTGCGCATGCTTTGGGACAGACTTGCAGAACGTGAATAA